GCGTCGTGTGCGTACAGTGCGAGCTGCGTACGAAACGGCATGAAGATGATGCATGGGGCGAAGCGAGAATGAGCCCCCAGGAAATCCCGGCGTGCTACTTCACGAGAAACTTCGACGCGGTGAAAAGCTATCTCGGCGACGGGCGATGGATGGCCGAGCATCAGGCCCCCGGTCCGCCGTGGGGCAAAGCAAACCCACCCCGTAAAGCGATGGCGATGTTCGAGCGATCCGGCCAGGGAGTCGCAGTCTTTTCTCCTACCTCTCGGGAGAGCTGGAATTTCGGTCCTCACGGATCCGGCCTGAGCAGCGACCCCAGCGAGGGTCCTTGCATGCACGTCGCCCCCATCGATCGCGTCCGACTGGGTCGGCAGTCAACCTTTCGGTATCGTTATTGGCTTATCGTTGGTGATGAAGCCCAGATTGCATCGCGTTTGGATTCACTGTGGACGAAATACGCCGCGGAACAGTCCCACCTCAACGAACATTCAAATTAATTTGCTTCTCCACTCATAGAATAGTTTTCCTGATGAACCGGATTTTCACACTCTTCATCTACGCCTGCCTGGCGTCTGCCTCTGCCCATGCTGCGGAGCGGCCTAACGTATTGTTGATCTCAATTGACGATCTTAATGACTGGGTGGGCTGCCTCGGTGGTCATCCTCAGGCCGAGACCCCAAACATCGACCGTCTCGCTGACATGGGCACGCTTTTCTCCAATGCACATTGCCAGTCGCCTGTCTGCAATCCATCGCGAGCCAGCATGATGACGGGGCGTTACCCTCATACGACCGGGATCTACTTTCTGGCTCCCGACTTGAAACAGGCGCCGGTTCTCGACGGTGTCAAAACACTGCCTGAGGCCTTTGCTGGCGCTGGTTACAAGACCATGGCGACCGGAAAAATATTTCACACTGGCGACAAGCGATTCTTTCAAGAGTATCAACCATCGGGCGGATTCGGTCCCACACCAAAAGAGAAAATCTCCCAACCGCACGGGCATCCCCTGTGGGATTGGGGCGTCTATCCAGAAGACGACAACCTGATGCCCGATATGAAGGCCGCCAAGTGGGCCGCCATGCAGTTGAAATCAATACACGACAAGCCGTTTTTCATGGGGGTGGGGTTCTATCGACCGCACGTCCCCATGTACGCGCCGCAAAAGTGGTTCGACATGCATCCAATTGAAAAGGTCAAACTGCCGCTGGTTCGCGAGGACGATCGCGATGACCTCAGCCAATACGCCATCGACTTGACCAATCTCATGCATGTTTCGCCGACACATCAATGGGTGACTGAGGCGAACGAGTGGGAGCATGCGGTGCAATCTTATCTCGCCTCAGTATCTTTTGCCGATCACTGCTTGGGGATTGTTTTGGATGCGCTCGAATCGAGTGAGTACGCAGAGAACACAATTGTCGTACTCTTTTCCGACCACGGTTTTCATCTCGGTGAGAAACAACGGTGGGCGAAACGCTCGCTCTGGGAAGATGGCACGCGCGTTCCTGTCATCGTATCCGCCCCAGGATTCGAAAAGGATCAACGAACCAATCAGCCTGTCGAGCTATTGGATGTCTTTCCAACTCTGCTCGAATTGGCGGATTTGCCCGCCGACGCCGACCAGGAAGGGCAGAGTCTTGTTCCGCTGATGCGTGACCCCGCAGCTGACTGGAATCATCCTGCGATTACTAGCTTTGGGCGTGGCAACTTCGCGGTCAGGTCTGAGCGATATCGCTTCATTCAGTACCTTGATGGCTCGCAAGAACTCTACGACTTGGCGAACGATCCACACGAATGGACTAATCTTGCATCCGAGGCTGACTACCAGCAGATCGTTGCCGAACTCGCCGCATCGATTCCAGAAAAGCAGCATGCTGTGTTACCGGGAAACTCGACAGGTCACCAAGCCTATGGTGCCGCAAACGCGAGGATTTCTAAGTAGCGTCCCTGGAGTACTACCAAGCTTTTGAGCGTGGACGCTGCCTTCCTAGCGACGGCGGCGGAAACAGCAGATCGCCCCATGTGTATGGCGGCCGCCTGCAAAGAAATGACGCCCGCGTTTGCGGGCCGTGGACGCGCAGAATTTGAAACCCGTATACCTTGCACTAACAGAAATATGAAATTACGAATCCCAGCACCTGTATTCATGCTCGTCCTAGCATCGGTCGCCTCTGCGGCAATCGGTGCTGACGATGTGCGAAAGCCCAATCTGATCGTGATCCTCGCCGACGACCTTGGCATCGTGGACGTCAACGAGTACGCGAAAAGGTTTACTGGCGCGGATCCCACGCAAATGTATTACGAGACCCCGAACTTGGACCGACTCACGCGAGAAGGTTTGGCGTTTTCCCAGGCCTACGCCTGTCACCTCTGCTCGCCGGCCAGAGCGAGTTTACTGACCGGTAAGTACGCCGCTCGCACAGGATTCACGACCGCCGTCGGCGGTAATGTCCGGACCTTCTACAACCAAGCGATTGATCCACCCAAAGGCTATGCGGCTCAGGACGCTATCGTTTGGCAAGATAAAATTGAGATCCAGCAAGCTCTGCTGAACGGCACGACGCGCGACGCGTTGGCATCCGGCCAACCGTCCGATAACGGGCAGGATGAAATCACGATCGCTGAAGCGATGACCGAGCACGACTCGGCGTTCATTGGCAAATGGCACCTGGGAGGGCATGGATCCAAGGGATGGCAACCTGCAGATCAAGGTTTTGAAGAGATCTCCTATCTTGATGAGGGCGGATCGCCTTATTTCAACTGGCGCGGTATTTGGGACAGCGGGCAGAAACTGCATCCGCGAACACCTCAAGCCAAACTGCTACGGGGAAAGTCAGGCGGCAACTTGGGTCAGGAGTACCTAACCGATGAATTGACTGAGCACGCGATCGACTATCTGCAGGGTCGGGCAGATTCGCAGTCCGCCGGTGGCAAACCGTTCTTCCTGCATTTTTGTCATTTCGCCGTGCACACTCCGTTCCAGGGACGTGATGGTGATGTCGCCCATTTTGAGAAGAAGGCCACACGAGGTTGGAATGGGCATGACAACCCGGTCTATGCGGCGATGATCAAACGCCTCGATGTATCGGTCGGTCGAATCCTCGATACGCTCGAAGCCACTGGGCTCGATAAACACACCATTTTAGTTTTTATGAGTGATAATGGTGGGGTGACTTATACGGACCCGATTGCAACCAACAATGCACCGTTCAAGGGAGGCAAAGCTTTGCATTTCGAAGGTGGGATTCGAGTGCCCCTCGTGATTCGCTGGAAGGGCCATGTTGACGGCGGCCGTTGGAGCAACGTCCCCGTGGACTGCACCGACCTCTTTCCCACGGTACTAGAACTGGCAGGGTATGAAATTGAGGAGCACACGAAGCCTGGTGGAATTGACGGGCGCAGTCTCACGCCTCTGCTCGATGACCCAGCCAACACCAAGGGCGAATACACTCGGGACACCTTCTATCAGCACTACCCTCTTAACGTGATCGTCGAAAATCCGGAGGACGGATTCCCTTCAGCTCCCTCCTCCGCCGTCCGCAGTGGCGATTGGAAGTTGATCTTTGATTGGTCAGGCGCGTTACGACTCTACAACATCGCCGACGATCCGTTCGAGCAGAATGAACTCTCCGCAGCGATGCCGGATAAGGCCCGAGAGTTGTTTGTTCAGTTGAATGACTGGATTGATGCGCATGTTGATGTCAAATACACCCCCGCCATCAATCCCGATTATGAACCGGCGAAAGAGTCGCGAGAGCGTCCGTTCGTTGATCTTCGCCGCAAGTACCTGGGGACAGACCGAGCGATTCGTAGCGTCGAAGCGGACCCTCGGTTTTCGATACTTCACAATGAGAGTCAGCCTTAATCGAGACGGCCTCCGCAGTAAAAAAGTCAGCGGCGCAATCATCTTCAGCGCGCCGTCGGAGTAGTCCAGCCGAACAAAGAGGTGGACTAATGCTGAAGTCCGAGTCTGTCGTTGGAGTCCCTCTCCAACGCGATGCCGTGATCGCGACTTGACCGGATGCCTGGACCAACAACCACGACCATCCTGCCAAGGTGGCACGAAAGCGAATTTCAGCGAATGCGAGTATGAACGAAGACAGCCGAGGAGGTGTAGAGTAGCCGAACGTGTTGCTCGTTCCACTTTTCCGGAGCGAAGCAAGTAACTTTTCTTGAATGAAGAACGGAAGGTCCTGAGATGGAAAGAGAAAAGGACGCAGGAACGGTCGTCGTGCTAGGCGCCGCTCGCGGGATTGGGCGAGCGGTCACGGATGCGTTTCTCGATTCGGGTTGCTCAGTTGTCGCAGCCGATGTCGATAACAGCGTGTCACGGATGTCGCGAGCTGGCGTGTCCAACAGAGTTGTTGATGTGACGTGCTTAGAGCAAGTCGACGAGCTTGCCCGCGAATGTGTTGACGTATCCCATGTGGTCTTCACCGTGGGTGTTGGAAGTGGACATCGCGGATTCCCGTTTTGGAATGTACCTCCGGCCGAGTGGCGACGCGTCTTGGACGTCAATCTGATCGGAGCGGTGAATGTGGCCCACACTTTTGGCCCGCGACTTGCCGAACGTGGAAGCGGTAGCATATTGTTCTTTGCTTCGGTTGCGGGACAAATCGGCTCGCAAACGGATCCACCTTACAGCGCCTCGAAGGCAGCCTTGATCAATTTCACTCAGTGCGCCGCAAAGGACCTGGCTCCCTTCGGTGTGCGTGTCAATGCAATCGCCCCCGGAATGGTAAAGACAGATCTCAATCAGTCCGTCTGGGAAGCGAGCGTTCGTGGCATGTCTGCCGACCAGCAGCCGACCTACGAAGAGTGGGCCGCCGAGAAGATTCGAAGAGTTTCTCCCTTGGGACGTTGGCAAGAGCTCGATGAGATCGCAGCGATGACAGTATTTCTCGCATCGGATGCCGCTCGTAACATTACCGGACAAACGATCAACATCGATGGCGGCCAGGTTATGCACTCATAGTAAGAATGACGTCGACGGGTCAGTCAGGGAGCAACCGTGGGTGTCCAAGCGTTGATCAAGGGGGCGGCATTTTCATGGCTGGCTGGAGCTATCCAAAATTAACCCGGATGAGCCAAAAATTTGGTAGTGGCCACCAAGTTTTTGTGTGAGTTCTCCATATCCGCGGCATATATCGTGTGATTGGCCATGCTGTTCAGGTCCCATCACGACGCTCTCATCCGCCCTGGCCGTAATTAAACTATAAACGTGGCTGACGCCTCTGATTGTACGTCATCTAGAAAGACCGTAGGCAAACATTCCCGCCGTCAAGTGTCGCTCACTTTGGTCTCGCCAACGCGACAATATCTCGTTTGGTTAGTTGCGTTAAAATCCGTCGGACGTTGAGTGACCTCCGATTTGGCACTCACAAATCACCTTTGAAAGAACGATAGAATCCGTGAATACTCTCAATTCATCCGCGTACCATCTCGCCATCGCTCGCTGCAAGCGTGCCATGATGCTTGGCGCTGCGATCGTCGTGGGGCTCCTCTCGCGGTCTGTTTTAGCTGAGGCTCCTCCGAATGTCGTGTTCATTCTTGCCGATGATCTTGGTTGGAGCGACACCACGCTATTCGACACGACGGATCTCTATCGGACGCCCAATATTGAGCGACTGGCCGAGCGAGGCATGACGTTCACACGGGCTTATTCGGCTAGCCCGCTGTGCTCACCCACGCGGGCGAGTATCCTGACGGGCTTGAGCCCGGCGCGGCATGGAATCACTTCGCCCAATTGCCATTTACCGACAGTCACGCTAACAGCAAAGGCGACTGAGAGTGCGCCACCCAATCAAAAGGCTACCATTCCCACGTCGGTGTCGCGACTTAATGTCAACTATTACACGCTCGCCGAGATGCTTCGCGATCATGGGTATGCAACGGGACATTTCGGGAAATGGCACCTCGGTGCCGAACCCTACTCGCCGCTCGAGCACGGCTTTGATGTGGACGTCCCGCATCACCCTGGTCCAGGCCCTGCCGGCAGCTACGTAGCGCCGTGGAAATTTAAAGATTTCGATCACGAC
This genomic window from Allorhodopirellula heiligendammensis contains:
- a CDS encoding SDR family NAD(P)-dependent oxidoreductase gives rise to the protein MEREKDAGTVVVLGAARGIGRAVTDAFLDSGCSVVAADVDNSVSRMSRAGVSNRVVDVTCLEQVDELARECVDVSHVVFTVGVGSGHRGFPFWNVPPAEWRRVLDVNLIGAVNVAHTFGPRLAERGSGSILFFASVAGQIGSQTDPPYSASKAALINFTQCAAKDLAPFGVRVNAIAPGMVKTDLNQSVWEASVRGMSADQQPTYEEWAAEKIRRVSPLGRWQELDEIAAMTVFLASDAARNITGQTINIDGGQVMHS
- a CDS encoding sulfatase, with the translated sequence MNRIFTLFIYACLASASAHAAERPNVLLISIDDLNDWVGCLGGHPQAETPNIDRLADMGTLFSNAHCQSPVCNPSRASMMTGRYPHTTGIYFLAPDLKQAPVLDGVKTLPEAFAGAGYKTMATGKIFHTGDKRFFQEYQPSGGFGPTPKEKISQPHGHPLWDWGVYPEDDNLMPDMKAAKWAAMQLKSIHDKPFFMGVGFYRPHVPMYAPQKWFDMHPIEKVKLPLVREDDRDDLSQYAIDLTNLMHVSPTHQWVTEANEWEHAVQSYLASVSFADHCLGIVLDALESSEYAENTIVVLFSDHGFHLGEKQRWAKRSLWEDGTRVPVIVSAPGFEKDQRTNQPVELLDVFPTLLELADLPADADQEGQSLVPLMRDPAADWNHPAITSFGRGNFAVRSERYRFIQYLDGSQELYDLANDPHEWTNLASEADYQQIVAELAASIPEKQHAVLPGNSTGHQAYGAANARISK
- a CDS encoding sulfatase; this translates as MKLRIPAPVFMLVLASVASAAIGADDVRKPNLIVILADDLGIVDVNEYAKRFTGADPTQMYYETPNLDRLTREGLAFSQAYACHLCSPARASLLTGKYAARTGFTTAVGGNVRTFYNQAIDPPKGYAAQDAIVWQDKIEIQQALLNGTTRDALASGQPSDNGQDEITIAEAMTEHDSAFIGKWHLGGHGSKGWQPADQGFEEISYLDEGGSPYFNWRGIWDSGQKLHPRTPQAKLLRGKSGGNLGQEYLTDELTEHAIDYLQGRADSQSAGGKPFFLHFCHFAVHTPFQGRDGDVAHFEKKATRGWNGHDNPVYAAMIKRLDVSVGRILDTLEATGLDKHTILVFMSDNGGVTYTDPIATNNAPFKGGKALHFEGGIRVPLVIRWKGHVDGGRWSNVPVDCTDLFPTVLELAGYEIEEHTKPGGIDGRSLTPLLDDPANTKGEYTRDTFYQHYPLNVIVENPEDGFPSAPSSAVRSGDWKLIFDWSGALRLYNIADDPFEQNELSAAMPDKARELFVQLNDWIDAHVDVKYTPAINPDYEPAKESRERPFVDLRRKYLGTDRAIRSVEADPRFSILHNESQP